One Nocardioidaceae bacterium SCSIO 66511 genomic window carries:
- a CDS encoding ATP:cob(I)alamin adenosyltransferase, with translation MSEDQTADVSAPVAPPRFEGDDGTTTLGQVGKVNNDDIRLAAFQDCGEVNSAVGVVLALAGGLDSQDIAMLSSIQHDLYDLTSDIGSANPRGDSDVPHITDAHIERLERACEHYRSELVTSYDDAVLPGGTAGAALLYQARSITQRAERTAWTASVKHPDTLSPLPHRYLNRLALLLGILAHDANAEHGDTRWNPMASCAPVESTNGTEPQ, from the coding sequence ATGAGTGAGGACCAGACAGCTGACGTGTCCGCACCGGTCGCCCCACCGCGGTTCGAGGGCGATGACGGGACCACCACACTCGGTCAGGTGGGCAAGGTCAACAACGACGACATCCGCCTCGCCGCGTTCCAGGACTGCGGGGAGGTGAACAGCGCCGTCGGAGTCGTGCTCGCCCTCGCGGGAGGTCTCGACAGCCAGGACATCGCGATGCTGAGCAGCATCCAGCACGACCTGTACGACCTCACCTCCGATATCGGCTCGGCGAATCCGCGCGGCGACTCGGACGTACCGCACATCACCGATGCGCATATCGAACGCCTCGAGCGTGCCTGCGAGCACTACCGCTCTGAGCTCGTGACGTCGTACGACGATGCGGTCCTTCCGGGCGGCACTGCCGGTGCTGCGTTGCTCTACCAGGCACGCTCCATCACCCAGCGAGCCGAGCGCACGGCCTGGACGGCGTCGGTCAAGCACCCCGACACCCTCAGCCCGCTGCCGCACCGCTACCTCAACCGGTTGGCGTTACTGCTCGGGATCCTCGCGCACGATGCGAACGCCGAGCACGGCGACACCCGCTGGAACCCGATGGCCTCGTGCGCACCGGTGGAGAGTACGAACGGCACCGAACCGCAGTAG
- a CDS encoding DUF2516 family protein: MVEIFQFQSAVMMVITFALLAIKGFALLDAAIRPAAQFLAADKQTKQLWLILLGLAFVANVLIFHPLSLLNLAGTVAALVYIADVWPTVRRLPRR; encoded by the coding sequence GTGGTCGAGATCTTTCAGTTCCAGTCCGCCGTGATGATGGTCATCACCTTCGCGCTGCTCGCGATCAAGGGCTTCGCATTACTCGACGCAGCGATCCGCCCCGCCGCGCAGTTTCTCGCGGCCGATAAGCAGACCAAGCAGCTGTGGCTGATCCTGCTCGGTCTCGCGTTCGTCGCGAACGTGCTGATCTTCCACCCGTTGAGCCTGCTCAACCTCGCCGGCACCGTGGCGGCGCTGGTCTACATCGCCGACGTTTGGCCGACCGTACGTCGACTGCCGCGGCGCTGA
- a CDS encoding helix-turn-helix domain-containing protein, translating into MSKTVGTLGEYLLEQRRQAELSLRQLADQAGVSNPYLSQIERGVRKPSAEVLQNIAKALQISAESLYVRAGILDADVSASRPVEDAIRADSRLDERQQEALVAIYRSYLNS; encoded by the coding sequence GTGAGCAAGACCGTCGGCACGCTCGGCGAGTACTTGCTCGAGCAGCGTCGACAGGCCGAGTTGTCGCTTCGTCAGCTCGCCGACCAAGCCGGTGTCTCCAACCCGTACCTCAGCCAGATTGAGCGCGGCGTACGCAAGCCGTCGGCCGAGGTGCTCCAGAACATCGCCAAAGCGCTGCAGATCTCGGCCGAGTCCCTGTACGTACGTGCGGGCATCCTCGATGCCGACGTATCCGCGAGCCGGCCGGTCGAGGACGCGATCCGTGCCGATTCTCGCCTCGACGAGCGGCAGCAGGAAGCCCTCGTCGCCATCTACCGCTCGTATCTCAACTCGTAG
- a CDS encoding fatty acyl-CoA synthetase, producing MTPDPIQHARQQSVGDIPRRTATRVPDKLALVDAEVRLTFAELEQAVGRTAAALQAEGLVKGDRLALLAHNSWQFAVLSYATARAGVVLVPVNFMLGADEIAYILDHSEATAFVAEDVLVPVAEEAIAASSGHVRLRAAIGEAPQGWQDLSTWLEYTDTQTSPVAVGDDDPVRLMYTSGTESRPKGAMLTSRSLMWQYVSCIVDGRMEADDVEAHALPLYHCAQLDCFLNVDVYLGATSIILPAPDPAAILRAIEAERVTKLFAPPTVWIALLRAPEFDSADLSSLRKGYYGASAMPVEILHEMQRRLPDVELWNFYGQTEMAPLATILGPGEQLSQAGSAGRNALNVETVIVDDDDRVLPAGEVGEIVHRSPHATLGYYRDEAKTAEAFRGGWFHSGDLGVMDDAGRLTVVDRKKDMIKTGGENVASREVEEAIYTLDGVAEVAVFGIDHPTWVEAVVAVVVARQGAEVLADDVIAHARSQLAGFKTPKYVVIADALPKNPSGKILKRELRTAHGSLAAS from the coding sequence ATGACACCGGATCCGATCCAGCACGCACGGCAGCAGAGCGTCGGCGACATCCCGCGGCGTACGGCGACCCGCGTACCCGACAAGCTCGCTCTGGTCGACGCAGAGGTACGCCTGACGTTCGCAGAGCTCGAGCAAGCCGTGGGGCGTACGGCCGCCGCGCTGCAGGCCGAAGGCCTCGTCAAAGGTGACCGGCTGGCGCTGCTCGCGCACAACTCGTGGCAGTTCGCCGTACTTTCGTACGCGACTGCCCGCGCCGGCGTCGTGCTCGTGCCGGTGAACTTCATGCTCGGTGCCGATGAGATCGCCTACATCCTCGACCACAGTGAGGCGACGGCGTTCGTGGCCGAGGACGTGCTCGTACCCGTTGCCGAAGAGGCGATCGCGGCGTCGAGCGGTCACGTACGTCTGCGAGCAGCGATCGGCGAGGCACCGCAGGGATGGCAGGACCTCAGTACTTGGCTCGAGTACACCGATACGCAGACGTCTCCGGTGGCCGTCGGCGACGACGATCCCGTACGTCTGATGTACACGAGCGGAACGGAGTCACGCCCCAAGGGCGCGATGCTCACCAGCCGCTCCCTGATGTGGCAGTACGTGAGCTGCATCGTCGACGGCCGGATGGAGGCCGACGACGTGGAGGCGCATGCGCTACCGCTGTATCACTGTGCTCAACTCGACTGCTTCCTCAACGTCGACGTCTACCTCGGCGCCACCAGCATCATCCTCCCGGCGCCGGACCCGGCGGCCATCCTGCGGGCGATCGAGGCGGAGCGGGTGACCAAGCTGTTTGCTCCGCCGACCGTGTGGATCGCGCTGCTGCGGGCGCCGGAGTTCGACTCGGCGGATCTGAGCTCGCTGCGCAAGGGCTACTACGGCGCTTCGGCGATGCCGGTCGAGATCCTGCACGAAATGCAGCGGCGGCTGCCCGATGTGGAGTTGTGGAACTTCTACGGACAGACCGAGATGGCGCCGTTGGCCACCATCCTCGGTCCGGGCGAACAGCTCAGCCAGGCGGGCTCGGCCGGACGCAACGCACTCAACGTCGAGACGGTGATCGTCGACGACGACGATCGGGTGCTCCCGGCAGGCGAGGTCGGCGAGATCGTGCACCGCAGCCCGCATGCGACGCTCGGCTACTACCGCGACGAGGCAAAGACGGCGGAGGCGTTCCGAGGCGGGTGGTTCCACTCCGGCGACCTCGGCGTCATGGATGACGCGGGGCGGCTGACGGTCGTCGACCGGAAGAAGGACATGATCAAGACCGGCGGCGAGAATGTCGCAAGCCGCGAGGTCGAGGAGGCGATCTACACCCTCGACGGGGTTGCCGAGGTAGCCGTCTTCGGCATCGACCATCCGACCTGGGTCGAGGCCGTTGTCGCGGTCGTCGTCGCCAGGCAGGGCGCGGAGGTGTTGGCCGACGACGTGATCGCGCACGCCCGCTCGCAGCTGGCCGGGTTCAAGACGCCGAAGTACGTCGTGATCGCCGACGCGCTACCGAAGAACCCGAGCGGCAAGATCCTCAAACGAGAGCTGCGTACCGCGCACGGTTCTCTCGCCGCCTCCTGA
- a CDS encoding asparaginase, whose amino-acid sequence MSSHSIVAEIVRSGFVEGHHRGSVVRLGPDGDVAWSVGDVESQIYPRSCNKPIQAAAMVRAGLPLRGKLLALASASHSGERFHIEAVRQILDGAGLDEQALQTPPDYPYDDVAKIGYVRAGHERSPIAMNCSGKHAGMLATCVHNGWSTETYLATDHPLQLQTAELFAELTGEPIESTGVDGCGAPLLSTSLTGLARAFSRIVRAQPGSAEAAVTEAIVGSPDYASGTRRDECRLVRAFPGAIGKSGAEACYAFALPDGTAFACKIEDGADRARPIVMAEAMRIAGYEHPLLDELATQTLLGGGEPVGEIRATLR is encoded by the coding sequence ATGAGCAGCCACAGCATCGTCGCGGAGATCGTCCGGTCCGGCTTCGTCGAGGGTCACCACCGTGGGTCGGTGGTACGGCTCGGGCCGGATGGCGACGTCGCGTGGAGCGTCGGCGACGTCGAGTCGCAGATCTACCCGCGCTCGTGCAACAAGCCGATCCAGGCCGCGGCGATGGTACGTGCCGGTCTTCCGCTGCGCGGCAAGCTCCTGGCGCTCGCCTCTGCCAGCCACTCCGGCGAACGATTCCATATCGAGGCCGTGCGGCAGATCCTCGACGGTGCGGGGCTCGACGAGCAGGCACTGCAGACGCCGCCCGACTACCCGTACGACGATGTGGCCAAGATCGGGTACGTACGAGCCGGTCATGAGCGCAGTCCGATCGCGATGAACTGTTCGGGCAAGCATGCCGGGATGCTTGCGACCTGCGTACACAACGGTTGGTCAACGGAGACCTATCTGGCGACCGACCACCCGCTACAGCTGCAGACCGCGGAGCTGTTCGCCGAGCTCACGGGTGAGCCGATCGAGTCGACCGGGGTCGATGGGTGTGGCGCACCGCTGTTGTCGACCAGCTTGACGGGTCTCGCTCGCGCCTTCTCCCGGATCGTGCGCGCACAGCCGGGTTCGGCGGAGGCCGCCGTGACCGAGGCGATCGTCGGTTCGCCCGACTACGCCAGCGGCACCCGGCGCGACGAGTGCCGCCTGGTGCGGGCGTTTCCCGGCGCGATCGGGAAGTCGGGAGCGGAGGCGTGCTATGCGTTCGCCTTGCCCGACGGCACTGCGTTCGCGTGCAAGATCGAGGACGGCGCCGACCGAGCTCGCCCGATCGTGATGGCCGAGGCGATGCGCATCGCGGGGTACGAGCACCCCTTGCTGGACGAGCTCGCAACCCAGACATTGCTCGGCGGCGGCGAACCGGTCGGCGAGATCCGTGCGACTCTGCGCTGA
- the cysC gene encoding adenylyl-sulfate kinase: MTSPQWTPTSRELADLELHLTGALPGRNALTVATTRTFAEAVDDAVELIDPEGVPLATLTVTARTYDTDGDAATLTGPVEALSPNEFGPFRRYHRAPADVRSEHPNAIAVPVTAPPTIADVEAINARAAATGKTPVLLVYTGPGTPQGVSAPALVRTALAAARDIPASAVVAVAVAARDDAEADAAFHAEVAEAYADETLLLAAAGERSADVEAIRRRDHPPRSERGLVIFFTGLSGSGKSTLARALYDLILERGERTVTSLDGDVVRHHLSKGLGFSKEDRETNIARIGWVAAEIARHHGVAICSPIAPFDSTRKLVRQMVDDAGGGFALIHVATPLEECERRDRKGLYAKARAGVIPEFTGISSPYEEPTDALVRVDTTGRTIEDALSDVVKGLSEAGWLGSVDG; the protein is encoded by the coding sequence GTGACAAGCCCCCAATGGACTCCGACGTCTCGTGAGCTGGCCGATCTCGAACTGCATCTCACCGGTGCGCTACCCGGTCGCAACGCACTGACTGTCGCGACGACTCGTACGTTCGCGGAGGCGGTCGACGATGCCGTCGAGTTGATCGACCCCGAGGGCGTACCCCTCGCAACGCTCACCGTGACCGCGCGTACGTACGACACCGACGGCGACGCCGCGACACTGACTGGTCCGGTCGAGGCCCTGTCACCGAACGAGTTCGGGCCGTTCCGGCGCTATCACCGCGCGCCGGCAGACGTACGCTCCGAGCACCCGAACGCAATCGCCGTGCCCGTCACGGCACCGCCGACCATCGCCGATGTCGAGGCGATCAATGCTCGCGCGGCCGCGACCGGCAAGACGCCGGTGCTGCTCGTGTACACAGGCCCCGGCACACCGCAAGGCGTATCCGCGCCGGCGCTCGTACGTACCGCTCTCGCTGCTGCACGCGACATCCCGGCCTCCGCCGTTGTTGCGGTCGCCGTGGCCGCGCGCGATGACGCCGAGGCCGATGCCGCTTTCCACGCCGAGGTCGCCGAGGCGTACGCCGACGAGACGCTCCTGCTCGCTGCGGCCGGTGAGCGGTCCGCCGATGTCGAGGCGATCCGCCGCCGCGACCATCCGCCCCGCTCCGAACGCGGCCTGGTCATCTTCTTCACCGGGCTGTCGGGATCGGGCAAGTCGACGCTCGCGCGTGCGTTGTACGACCTCATCCTCGAGCGCGGTGAGCGTACCGTCACGAGCCTCGACGGCGACGTCGTACGGCACCACCTGTCCAAGGGCCTCGGCTTCTCCAAGGAGGACCGCGAGACGAACATCGCCCGTATCGGCTGGGTCGCCGCCGAGATCGCCCGCCACCACGGTGTCGCGATCTGCTCCCCGATCGCGCCGTTCGACTCGACCCGCAAGCTGGTACGTCAGATGGTCGACGACGCCGGCGGCGGGTTCGCCCTGATCCACGTCGCCACCCCGTTGGAGGAGTGTGAGCGGCGCGATCGCAAGGGCCTGTACGCGAAGGCGCGCGCCGGCGTCATTCCCGAGTTCACCGGCATCTCCTCGCCGTACGAAGAGCCGACCGACGCTCTCGTACGAGTCGACACGACCGGCCGCACGATCGAGGACGCACTCTCCGACGTCGTGAAGGGCCTGAGCGAGGCCGGCTGGTTGGGGTCGGTCGATGGGTGA
- a CDS encoding sulfite exporter TauE/SafE family protein, producing the protein MGDLFTVDAMNLLFVSFGVGIVVGLTGMGGGALMTPALIFLGIPPAAAVSNDLVAAAANKTVGAITHARSGSPNLKLAAWLVAGSVPTAFAGAFIIKAVGGSEEQTQFVKTAIGLALMLTAATYTLRMYLQLRSVTRGSVIGEEDPAIKPIPTLIIGLVGGLLVGITSVGSGSLIMVALLLLYPTLQAVKLVGTDLVQAVPLVLSAAISHVVVHGIDLAIVIPLIIGGSPGTYLGARIANWVSQAVVRRGIVMVLSLTSLAMLDVDPTVVGIVGAAMLILGPIAWGLVRRHHGLPAFEHGPGDNNGFAAGHTDSSSESSRR; encoded by the coding sequence ATGGGTGACCTGTTCACCGTCGATGCGATGAACCTGCTGTTCGTCAGCTTCGGCGTCGGCATCGTGGTCGGACTCACGGGCATGGGCGGCGGCGCCCTGATGACTCCGGCACTGATCTTCCTCGGCATCCCTCCGGCGGCCGCGGTGTCGAACGACCTCGTCGCAGCCGCCGCGAACAAGACCGTTGGTGCGATCACCCACGCACGCAGCGGATCACCGAACCTCAAGCTCGCCGCCTGGCTCGTCGCGGGATCCGTTCCGACCGCATTCGCCGGCGCCTTCATCATCAAGGCTGTCGGCGGTTCCGAGGAGCAGACTCAGTTCGTCAAGACCGCCATCGGCCTCGCGCTGATGCTGACGGCCGCCACGTACACCCTGCGGATGTACCTGCAGTTGCGCTCGGTGACCCGTGGGTCGGTGATCGGCGAGGAAGACCCGGCGATCAAACCGATCCCGACGCTGATCATCGGCTTGGTCGGCGGCCTGCTGGTCGGGATCACCTCGGTCGGATCCGGATCGCTGATCATGGTCGCGCTGCTGTTGTTGTACCCGACCCTGCAGGCGGTCAAGCTCGTCGGCACCGACCTCGTACAGGCCGTTCCGCTCGTCCTCTCGGCGGCGATCTCGCATGTCGTCGTACACGGCATCGATCTCGCGATCGTGATCCCGCTCATCATCGGGGGCTCCCCCGGTACGTACCTCGGCGCGCGGATCGCCAACTGGGTTTCCCAGGCGGTCGTACGCCGCGGCATCGTGATGGTGCTCAGCCTCACCAGCCTCGCAATGCTCGATGTCGACCCCACTGTCGTGGGAATCGTCGGTGCTGCCATGCTGATCCTCGGGCCCATCGCCTGGGGGCTTGTGCGCCGACACCACGGCCTTCCGGCGTTCGAGCACGGTCCGGGTGACAACAACGGCTTCGCCGCGGGCCACACGGATTCATCATCGGAGTCGAGTCGCCGTTAG
- the cysD gene encoding sulfate adenylyltransferase subunit CysD: MTTHADYRLSQLDELEAESIHIFREVAAEFEKPVLMFSGGKDSIVMLRLAEKAFYPARIPFPVMQVDTGFDFPEVLATRDSWVNRLGVRMIVASVDDAIKNGVVVDDGKTSRNRLQIGTLLNTIEEHGFTAAFGGGRRDEEKARAKERVYSHRDEFGQWDPKNQRPELWSLYNGKIAEGEHMRIFPLSNWTELDIWHYIGREQIEIPAIYYSHQREVFERDGMLLSAGDHATLRSGETVEERTVRFRTVGDMTLTGCVESTASTVPEIIEEIAVARVTERGATRGDDRFSEAAMEDRKKEGYF, encoded by the coding sequence ATGACCACCCACGCGGACTACCGCCTCAGCCAGCTCGACGAGCTGGAAGCGGAGTCGATCCACATCTTCCGTGAGGTCGCGGCGGAATTCGAGAAGCCCGTCCTCATGTTCTCCGGCGGCAAGGACTCCATCGTCATGCTGCGGCTTGCGGAGAAGGCCTTCTACCCTGCAAGGATCCCGTTCCCCGTCATGCAGGTCGACACGGGTTTCGACTTCCCCGAGGTGCTCGCGACGCGCGACTCCTGGGTCAACCGGCTCGGCGTTCGGATGATCGTCGCCTCGGTCGACGATGCGATCAAGAACGGCGTCGTCGTCGACGACGGCAAGACCAGCCGTAACCGCCTACAGATCGGCACCCTGCTCAACACCATCGAGGAGCACGGGTTCACCGCGGCGTTCGGCGGAGGTCGCCGCGACGAGGAGAAGGCCCGCGCCAAGGAGCGCGTCTACTCCCACCGCGACGAGTTCGGCCAGTGGGACCCGAAGAACCAGCGTCCCGAGCTGTGGAGCCTCTACAACGGCAAGATCGCCGAGGGCGAGCACATGCGGATCTTCCCGCTGTCGAACTGGACCGAGCTCGACATCTGGCACTACATCGGCCGTGAGCAGATCGAGATCCCGGCCATCTACTACTCGCACCAGCGCGAGGTCTTCGAGCGCGACGGCATGCTGCTGTCGGCCGGTGACCACGCGACGCTGCGCTCGGGCGAGACCGTCGAGGAGCGTACGGTTCGCTTCCGCACCGTCGGCGACATGACGCTCACCGGTTGCGTCGAAAGCACCGCGAGCACCGTCCCGGAGATCATCGAGGAGATCGCGGTCGCTCGGGTGACCGAGCGCGGCGCTACCCGCGGTGACGACCGATTCAGCGAAGCGGCCATGGAAGACCGCAAGAAGGAAGGGTACTTCTGA
- a CDS encoding GTP-binding protein, whose translation MDLLRFATAGSVDDGKSTLIGRLLLDSKSIFEDQLEAVERTSEDKGFDYTDLALLTDGLRSEREQGITIDVAYRYFATPNRKFIIADTPGHVQYTRNMVTGASTADLGLVLVDARTGLTEQSRRHAVLLSLLKVPHLVLAVNKMDLVGYDEEVYNKINEEFRTFATKLTIPDLTIIPISALKGDNVVTRSENMPWYGGTSLLHYLENVHVASDRDLIDARFPVQYVVRPKSDEFHDYRGYAGQVAGGVLKPGDDVLVLPSGLTSKVAGIDLYDQAIQQAFPPMSVTVRLEDDLDVSRGDMICRPQNAPTPSQDIDAMISWMVPEPLRAKRKLALKHTTRLCRAVIKDVQYRLDVNTLHRDQDAGELGLNEIGRVQLRTTQPLLCDPYEKNRTTGSFILIDEATGVTVGAGMIN comes from the coding sequence ATGGATCTCCTGCGGTTTGCCACGGCTGGCTCCGTCGACGACGGCAAGTCCACCCTGATCGGCCGGTTGCTGCTCGACTCGAAGTCGATCTTCGAGGACCAGCTCGAGGCCGTTGAGCGTACGTCCGAAGACAAGGGCTTCGACTACACCGACCTTGCACTGCTCACCGACGGCCTGCGCTCGGAGCGCGAGCAGGGCATCACGATCGACGTCGCGTACCGCTACTTCGCGACCCCGAATCGCAAGTTCATCATCGCCGACACCCCGGGCCACGTGCAGTACACCCGCAACATGGTCACCGGTGCTTCGACGGCCGACCTCGGGCTCGTCCTGGTCGACGCCCGTACCGGCCTGACCGAGCAGAGCCGCCGGCACGCCGTGCTGCTGTCGCTGCTCAAGGTGCCGCACCTGGTGCTCGCGGTGAACAAGATGGACCTCGTCGGCTACGACGAAGAGGTCTACAACAAGATCAACGAAGAGTTCCGGACGTTCGCCACCAAGCTGACGATCCCCGACCTCACGATCATCCCGATCTCGGCGCTCAAGGGCGACAACGTCGTCACTCGCAGCGAGAACATGCCGTGGTACGGCGGCACGTCCCTTCTGCACTACCTCGAGAACGTCCACGTCGCCTCCGACCGCGACCTGATCGACGCACGGTTCCCGGTGCAGTACGTCGTACGCCCCAAGTCCGACGAGTTCCACGACTACCGCGGTTACGCCGGCCAGGTTGCCGGTGGTGTGCTGAAGCCGGGCGACGATGTGCTGGTGCTGCCGAGCGGGCTCACCTCGAAGGTCGCCGGCATCGACCTGTACGACCAGGCGATCCAACAGGCGTTCCCGCCCATGTCGGTGACCGTACGCCTCGAAGACGACCTCGACGTCTCCCGCGGCGATATGATCTGCCGGCCGCAGAACGCCCCGACGCCGAGTCAGGACATCGACGCGATGATCTCCTGGATGGTGCCCGAGCCGCTGCGTGCAAAGCGCAAGCTCGCCCTGAAGCACACCACCCGGCTGTGCCGCGCGGTGATCAAGGACGTCCAGTACCGACTCGACGTCAACACGCTCCACCGCGACCAGGACGCCGGCGAGCTCGGCCTGAACGAGATCGGCCGCGTACAGCTGCGCACCACGCAGCCGCTGCTGTGCGATCCGTACGAGAAGAACCGGACGACCGGCTCGTTCATCCTGATCGACGAGGCGACCGGCGTGACCGTCGGCGCCGGCATGATCAACTGA
- a CDS encoding DEAD/DEAH box helicase, translating to MAGRDVVGLAQTGTGKTAAFALPILSRIDVTRRRPQALVLAPTRELALQVAEAFGRYAAHLDGVHVVPVYGGTGYGPQLGALKRGAHVVVGTPGRVIDHLNKGTLDLSELDYLVLDEADEMLAMGFQEDVERILADTPEYKQVALFSATMPAAIRKMSNRYLHDPKEIRVKARTVTAENTTQTYVIVDHRQKLDALTRMLEVESFDGMIVFVRTKQATEDLAERLRARGFSAAAINGDLVQAQRERTIGQLKSGALDILVATDVAARGLDVDRISHVVNYDIPYDTEAYIHRIGRTGRAGRSGQALLFVTPRERRLLRAIEKATRQPLTEVPLPSVEDVNSTRVARFLDSITEALGANDLSYFRGLVERYEQEHDVPAADVAAALAVIAQGDRTFLLQPEPPLKRRPRDDGHRPPRVAGRRRVNDRAMATYRIRVGKRHKVSPGAIVGAIANEGGLERRDFGKIEIRGGDSLVELPENLDPAVVKALERTRISGQLIHLERERAHTGPRNQSGPRGKGKRGPDGKKLRHRRSR from the coding sequence ATGGCCGGTCGCGACGTCGTCGGCCTCGCCCAGACCGGCACCGGTAAGACCGCCGCGTTCGCGTTGCCGATCCTGTCTCGTATCGACGTCACGCGTCGTCGACCGCAGGCACTCGTACTTGCTCCTACTCGAGAGCTTGCGCTGCAGGTCGCGGAGGCGTTCGGGCGGTACGCCGCGCACCTCGACGGTGTGCACGTCGTACCCGTGTACGGCGGCACCGGCTACGGGCCGCAGCTCGGCGCCCTCAAACGCGGTGCGCACGTCGTGGTCGGCACACCCGGCCGAGTGATCGACCATCTGAACAAGGGCACTCTCGACCTGTCCGAGCTCGACTACCTGGTGCTCGACGAGGCCGACGAGATGCTCGCGATGGGCTTCCAGGAGGATGTCGAGCGCATCCTGGCCGATACTCCTGAGTACAAGCAGGTCGCGTTGTTCTCCGCGACAATGCCGGCCGCCATCCGCAAGATGTCGAACCGCTACCTGCACGACCCGAAGGAGATCCGGGTCAAGGCGCGCACGGTCACCGCCGAGAACACCACTCAGACCTACGTGATCGTCGATCACCGGCAGAAGCTCGACGCGCTCACGCGCATGCTCGAGGTCGAGTCGTTCGACGGCATGATCGTCTTCGTGCGCACCAAGCAGGCGACCGAAGATCTCGCAGAGCGCTTACGAGCAAGAGGATTCTCGGCCGCCGCGATCAACGGTGACCTCGTGCAGGCGCAGCGCGAACGCACCATCGGCCAGCTCAAGTCCGGTGCTCTCGACATCCTGGTCGCAACCGATGTCGCGGCGCGTGGTCTCGACGTCGACCGGATCAGCCACGTCGTCAACTACGACATCCCGTACGACACCGAGGCGTACATCCACCGGATCGGACGTACCGGGCGGGCCGGCCGATCGGGGCAGGCGCTGTTGTTCGTGACGCCACGAGAGCGTCGGTTGCTCCGCGCCATCGAGAAGGCCACAAGGCAGCCGCTCACCGAAGTCCCGCTGCCGTCGGTCGAAGACGTCAACTCGACCCGCGTCGCACGCTTCCTCGACTCGATCACCGAGGCGCTCGGCGCGAACGACCTCTCGTACTTTCGTGGGCTCGTCGAGCGCTACGAACAGGAGCACGACGTGCCGGCGGCCGACGTCGCGGCGGCGCTCGCCGTCATCGCACAGGGCGATCGCACGTTCCTACTGCAGCCGGAGCCGCCGCTGAAGCGGCGACCGCGCGACGACGGGCACCGACCACCAAGGGTCGCCGGCCGCCGTCGTGTCAACGATCGCGCGATGGCGACGTACCGGATCCGAGTGGGCAAGCGGCACAAGGTGAGCCCGGGCGCAATCGTCGGGGCGATCGCCAACGAAGGCGGGCTGGAGCGCCGCGACTTCGGCAAGATCGAGATCCGTGGCGGAGACAGCCTGGTGGAGCTACCCGAAAACCTCGACCCGGCGGTCGTCAAGGCGCTGGAGCGCACCCGGATCTCCGGTCAGCTGATCCACCTCGAACGCGAACGCGCGCATACGGGCCCACGTAACCAGAGCGGGCCCCGCGGCAAGGGCAAACGCGGCCCGGACGGTAAGAAGCTTCGGCACCGCAGATCCCGCTAG